The nucleotide sequence AAGACATTACCCTCAATGGAAATACGATTAGAGTAACAGGTGAACAAGGCCCCGTTATCGCCCAACGCCGGGAAATTTCTGAAGATGAAGGGTTAAATTGGGGAGCTATCGGTCAAATGGCGACTGCCATTGGTGGATTAGGTGGTATTGAAGGAGCCGCCGAACTTTCTCTGTTAATGAATGCAGCTAACGGGGGAGGTCGCAGAAGAGTCAGCCGTCCTATAGAAATGTACATCGTCGAAGATGGAACCGAGGTCATGGTGCGAGTTGTAAAACCGACCCCTATCCCGATCGCCTCTGATAACCATACACCAGACCAACAAAAAGAAGTCCCTGAATTTGATTTTGACTACTAAATAAAACCATGAAAAAACCAGTTTCAGTTTTATTAATAACGACTTTAGCTCTAGCGAGCATTGGCCCGAAAACACTGGCTACCAATCAAAATCCTGCTTATTTTTTTACTGAGTCTCAAGTTGAGTTACCAAGGATAACTAACACGGGTACGCTCTATGCCGGGTACGAAGTAAATTACGAAGCAAAGGCGATCGCTTCTGGTTCCTATCCGACCCTCTCAGTGTGGCCAGGATCGGGATTGACATTGAATTTTACCAAGCTTAACGAGTCAGTTAAACAGGTATGGCTCGACGATCCTTCTAAGCTGGTCTTAGATTATGCCGGAGAACTGTGTAATTTGCCCTGTCGAGGTGGAGTCAAGGTACTGCACCTAAAACGAGTACAAGGATTGCAGTTCGAGAATCTCCCCTCGACTCCAATCACGACTTTGACGGTGGTGACGGTAGGGTCAGACGGGGAGAAAATTTATAAGTTTAGACTGACCTACGGTAAAGGGAGTGCTAACTACTTGACCATTACCCTGAACCCAACTGAATACAAGCCGTCTCCTTCTATAAATGAGGATTACTTAACGGTAGCACGTCCCAATCCTAAAAATATCAACAAAGAAAGAATCGAAGTGTTTGAGCAAGGTTTAGCCACTGCCAAGGAAAAGTTAGACGATACCTCTCGAAATCGGTTGATATTTACACGGGTTGAGCTATTTATCGCTGATTTAAGGCAAGGATATAGCGAAGCCGATGCCAGAGAGCGGAATCATTTGTCGAAAAATGCAGTGGATACATTGATAGAGATGGGGAAACCGACCAAGGAGGAAGGCGATGAACGAGCAGCTACTGAACTATGATCACACGGTGGCTTTAGGAGAAGCCCTTTATAGCCCTCTTTCGCCGAATTACAGATGGACGACTTTCGAGGTGTTTTGTGATGGCTTTTTAGTCTATCAACAAACCATTCAAGGAATTCATATCAATGCCCAAGTCTCCCCAGACTATAAACCCTTAGAGATAGTCATTGCATTCGATGGCGAGCCTGTCTTTGCCCTTCGGGGCAGTCAGGTCTGTCTTAACCGTTTAAACCGCCCTTTAATATCGTATACCCCTGATTAGCCATGTTGAACGACCACAATGCAGCAAGGGCTGCGGATGCAACGAAAGAAATGGAGGTCGCCACCGCAGCTTTGATGCTTGAGAGCATCAAACGACTGACAGGTACGGTTGCGGACTTAGCCAAACAAGTGCAGGAAATGCGTGAGGCTCAAAAGCAGAAAGAAAGTCAGCAAGAAATGCCAGACTCTCAAAAAGAAAGTCAGCAATCACCGACGACTGCTCCTACGACAGAAAACCGCCAACCGCTCCCTAACTTAGAAAAGAAGTCAGACCCTACCCCTAATAAAGTAGAAGAATCCGTAGCAGTTCCACAGCCACAGCAACCTAACACAGAGCAATTATATGAGATGGTAGCTGAGCTAACAAAAGAAGTTAGGGAATTAAAAGCTGGTAAGGATGTAGAAACACCCGCAAAAGAAGAAACTCCAGTTTTTTCAATGGACGAGCAAAAACCAGTCTCCGTCCTTACTGCGGTGGAGAATACCCTTACTGACGAATCGCGAATAAACGACAGTGACGTGCGCCTCCAATTTAAAGGAACCACTTCCTTGTTAGACAAGGCCAAAGAAATGGCACAATCGTTGCGGACAAAAATCTCTGAGGGAATTGCCTCGATTACGGGCAATGACCGCTCCCTTGCAACAGACTTAGACCGCCAGTTCACGTTGACCCAGTTTACAAACTCTTTACTCGATAAGGGTGGCGTTCAACAAACCGATGGTTCTACCAGGATGAAAGGCACTTCTTACGAATTCAAGAGAGACAAAGAAGGGGGAATAAGCATCCGAGATACCAAAGGCGATCGCGGAGAAGTCTTTAGTTTGAAGAATGGTGTCATGGAAGACAAACTCACCAAAAAAGACCTCAAAAACTTCGCTGAGGCTGCAAAAGTAATCAAGCAGAGAGGGCAAACAAAGAGTGCAGGACTACAACGCTGAAACCTACTTCCTGTAAGAGCTACACCTACCCGCAGCAACCCCTATAATTCTTATAACGAATAGAGCTTGCTGCGGATCAAAAATAATTATCACCCGCAGCAAGCTCTATTATCTATAGCAAAAATAGACCTTGCTGCGGAACCCTACAACCCTTACCGTACTTGGATTATGAGTGATACTAAACCGACATCATCTATTCAAACTGCATTGAGTGAATCTTTCCATAATGGGTCGATGGCTAATTACTTTCTGCAACCCGAAGGGATGATGCTATTAGGAGCCTTGGTAATGATGGCCGTTCTTGCGATCGCTAAAGGTGGAGGCGGGGGCGTTAAGTCCTCTCGCGGTCAGCTTGCTACCGGGAGATTCGGCGGAAAGAGAGAATTGAATAATGCTAAAAAAGTTGCCCTGTCTCAGTTAAAAGAGAAAACCCGAGCCCCTGTCACGGCCTGGATAGGAGAGCCGAATAGCAGTTTGTTTGGCACTGACCCAATGTATTTGCCAGACTTAAATCGAAGTGCCTTAGTGTTAGGGGCTGCTAGTTCGGGTAAAACGTTTTCTTTTATTAATCCCATCGGAATTAGTGCCATTGACCAAGGGTTCCCGATTCTAATGTATGATTTTAAGTTTCCTGGACAAACTTCTCTTTTAGCGACCTATGCAAGAGCCAAGGGGTATCACGTCGATATCTTAGCTCCTGGTTATGCAGAATCAGGCGTATTAAATCCAATCACCGAATTTATCAAAGATGCTACCAGTGGTTTAGCGGCATCTCAACTCTCAGAAGTGCTGAATGCAAATTTCAAGAAGCAAGGAACGTCTCAAAGCGAAGATGGTTTCTTTGGACCCTCCGGGAATCAGCTAACCAAAGCAACACTTCTCTTAGCTCGGACGATGAAATACCCTGACTTGATAACCTGCGCTAAGATTCTCAGCGTCTCTAATTTAGCGGAACGGATTCTCAAGAAGAAAAAAGAAATGAATCCTTGGATATTTGATGCCTTTGGGCAATTTGCCTCCTCAGCATCTTCCGAAAAGACCGCAGCCAGCATTCAAAGCACCGCACAATTGATGTTCAATCGGTTTATTGTACCAGAACTATTAAGCGTATTATGTGGTGAAACGACCATCTCGACGACCTTGACTGGGAAACGAATGCTTATCCTTGGGCTAGACCAATCAAAGCGGGATGTCCTAGCACCTTTGTTTGCTGCTTTAATCAACATGATTGTCGATAAAAATATGGCGATGGATCGCAGAGATCCTTTTGTGCTTCTTGCTGACGAGGTTCCCACCATTTATATTCCTATGCTTAAGAAATGGCCCAATGAACATAGAAGTAAAGGATTTTGTGGGGTGCTAGGCGTACAAAACATCACCCAACTCGAAGAAATGTATGGAAAGATAGGAGCCAGGAATATAGTAGGCGCCTGTGCAACGCGGGTTTACCTGAACCCACAAGATATCGAAACTCAAGAATGGATCGCCAAAGCCCTTCCTGAAAAAGAGGTAGTCCTCAAGCATAAAAATAAGAGTGTAACTTCAGGAAAAACCACTAATAGTTTCTCCGAAGAGGTTAAGACTAAACCTCTAATGTCGGCAGCTAAAATTGGTCAAATGCAGACAGGGGAAGCGATTGTTATCAATCCGCATTTTGCTACAAAAAAAGAAGGGTTTTACCCGATTCATCACCACTTTAAGCCATCAAAGAAATATAAAGACCTTAATAAGTGGTGCGAAGAGGTATGGGAATCTTCGGTGCGTCCAAGCTTTATCGAGCGATCGCAAAACCGACCCCAAATTACAGCCGATGACCTCACACTTAGACAAGAAACAGTCGATGAGTTGTTTCCTGATTCACTTCTCAAAGAAGAGGATAATACTGATGAACTTTTATCTAAGCTTCTGTAAGGCTGAAAAAATCCCTATGAATACGATTCTTTGGCAAAAGGACTGGGAATACTGACCGAATTACCCATTAATATTGATGATACTCCTGCTAGTAATCCTTGGCAAAAGCATCAGGAAGATTTTAAACAGGGACTCGAAGATAGCAGAAATCAAATGTAACGGTTCTGTAAGTTTTTACGTCAAAACAAAGTTAGGTAAAAATCGCTAAATAAATTTTAATAATTTTTTTAATCCTATGATTTGTTCATCTAAGTCTAACTGATAATTAAAACTAAAAACTTTATATCGAGTATGCCACTCGAAATTATCTCGCTGAATTGCATCTTTCTGTTTTTGTTCAGGATTATTGTGAACTGAACCATCACAAAACACGGCTATTTTTGGGTGTTTATATACAAAATCGGGTTTACATTCAG is from Crocosphaera subtropica ATCC 51142 and encodes:
- a CDS encoding type IV secretory system conjugative DNA transfer family protein, translated to MLRIKNNYHPQQALLSIAKIDLAAEPYNPYRTWIMSDTKPTSSIQTALSESFHNGSMANYFLQPEGMMLLGALVMMAVLAIAKGGGGGVKSSRGQLATGRFGGKRELNNAKKVALSQLKEKTRAPVTAWIGEPNSSLFGTDPMYLPDLNRSALVLGAASSGKTFSFINPIGISAIDQGFPILMYDFKFPGQTSLLATYARAKGYHVDILAPGYAESGVLNPITEFIKDATSGLAASQLSEVLNANFKKQGTSQSEDGFFGPSGNQLTKATLLLARTMKYPDLITCAKILSVSNLAERILKKKKEMNPWIFDAFGQFASSASSEKTAASIQSTAQLMFNRFIVPELLSVLCGETTISTTLTGKRMLILGLDQSKRDVLAPLFAALINMIVDKNMAMDRRDPFVLLADEVPTIYIPMLKKWPNEHRSKGFCGVLGVQNITQLEEMYGKIGARNIVGACATRVYLNPQDIETQEWIAKALPEKEVVLKHKNKSVTSGKTTNSFSEEVKTKPLMSAAKIGQMQTGEAIVINPHFATKKEGFYPIHHHFKPSKKYKDLNKWCEEVWESSVRPSFIERSQNRPQITADDLTLRQETVDELFPDSLLKEEDNTDELLSKLL